A region from the Populus trichocarpa isolate Nisqually-1 chromosome 18, P.trichocarpa_v4.1, whole genome shotgun sequence genome encodes:
- the LOC112325024 gene encoding uncharacterized protein LOC112325024 — protein MGKRKRSSGDHNKNKYNSSSDDMPCSSGTELLSRQKSYLLDSSELRPLSPRVDASDGSLKLLNVHHSHAHQNYNLGRSIVLKRSRHHYGHQYSRRNSGSHADASTSRGKTALSCDERLTFKLSSHLGSEPGCHTENKELEFSRPDRVRFNSLVMDAVSSDALKIVCGICQKLVRRKPYFIGNALTAGEFSVVAILVCGHVYHSECLEQKTSLEDMRDPPCPLCSGLLSEEDAPREQE, from the exons atggggaagagaaagagaagtagCGGTGATCATAACAAGAACAAGTATAATTCTTCTTCGG ATGACATGCCATGCTCTTCTGGAACAGAATTATTGTCCAGACAG AAATCTTATTTGCTAGACTCTAGTGAGCTAAGGCCTCTCTCACCCAGGGTGGATGCTTCGGATGGTTCTTTAAAGCTATTGAATGTCCACCATTCTCATGCACATCAGAATTACAACCTTGGCCGTTCAATAGTCTTGAAACGATCACGTCACCACTATGGTCATCAATACTCTCGGAGAAACTCAGGGAGTCATGCCGATGCATCAACTTCTCGTGGGAAGACTGCCCTGTCATGTGATGAGAGGCTTACATTCAAGTTGAGCAGTCATCTAGGCTCTGAGCCTGGTTGCCATACAG AAAACAAGGAATTAGAATTTAGCAGGCCAGACAGGGTTAGATTCAATTCCTTGGTAATGGATGCAGTTTCATCTGATGCACTGAAGATAGTATGTGGAATCTGTCAGAAACTAGTGAGAAGGAAACCTTACTTTATAGGAAATGCATTGACTGCTGGTGAATTCTCTGTTGTGGCCATTCTAGTTTGCGGCCATGTTTATCATTCAGAATGTTTGGAGCAGAAAACAAGTCTTGAAGATATGCGTGACCCTCCCTGTCCATTGTGCTCGGGCTTGCTCTCTGAAGAAGATGCCCCCAGAGAACAAGAGTAA
- the LOC18111073 gene encoding uncharacterized protein LOC18111073 translates to MPRGKLILICQSGGEFVSNDDGSLSYIGGEAHALDINLETVFDDMKLKLAEMCNLEYESLSMKYFIPGNKRTLITVSSDKDLKRMFDIHGNSITADVYVMGREGFKREAYYMQASRASEIQLAETVLSPVPITVAPTAATSGNRRVLSSKSKRAAKAKGQSRVQSRLAVTPATVASGSRHVLSSKTANAAKAEAKSPASSVLAITSKKSSPTITKDPGAATLIPTDLVTVPVDTAANDSVIVDMNASPADTVKKRRRTASWKIGANGPSIVPDDDNGESNSDSNGDDDGEMRSASRKRNMRTRKSTSWKKNTWDHDNTVVDVAIEWQSDYEDTELSVDVVDSKDGSVERMVASWKKRITGVGQDFKNVAEFRDALQKYSIARRFAYRLKKNDTNRASGRCVVEGCSWRIHASWVESEQVFRIKKMNKSHTCGGESWKHATPNKNWLVSIIKDRLRQMPRQKPRDIVNGLFQDFGMELNYSQVWRGIEDAKEQLQGSKKEAYNLLPWFCEKIEEANPGSFVKLSIGDGSKFQRLFVSFHASIYGFQNGCRPILFLDSTTLKSKYHEILLTATALDGDDGFFPVSFAVVDVENGDNWKWFLEQLKDAISTSRSVTFVSDKEKGLMKSVLELFENAHHGYSIYHLLENLRRNWKGPFHGDGKVSLPGSLVAAAHAVRLDGFRMHTEQIKRVSSKVYDWLMQIEPEYWTNALFKGEHYNHIIVDVAATYADWIEEVRELPIIRKLEVLTCKIIGLIHTCQRDSNGWTTKLTPSKEKKLQEDAFRAQFLKVLFSTDTLFEVHDDSIHVVDTEKRECTCLEWKLAGLPCRHAIAVFKCKGSSVYDYCSKYYTVDSFRSTYSKSILPILDNFKDLDEERDAPESVQVLPPTTPRPPIQPEEKRYYYRKGEPTRVMSCSRCKGEGHNKATCKQPAQPSEHTTTPAPALALDALALALDVPALALDVPALALDDPALALDDPALALDDQALALDDPALALDAPALDAPAPDAPAPTPGGRDPTLIAEPLEHEEPTLIEPCPGSPSSAKVP, encoded by the exons ATGCCGAGGGGAAAGCTCATACTGATCTGCCAGTCTGGTGGTGAATTTGTGAGCAATGATGATGGGAGTTTGTCATATATTGGAGGAGAGGCACATGCTCTAGATATCAATCTTGAAACCGTGTTTGATGATATGAAGTTAAAATTGGCTGAAATGTGTAACTTGGAATATGAATCTTTGTCAATGAAGTATTTTATCCCTGGAAACAAGCGAACTCTAATTACTGTATCTAGTGACAAAGACCTAAAGAGGATGTTTGATATTCATGGGAACTCGATCACAGCAGATGTATATGTCATGGGAAGAGAAGGTTTTAAACGCGAAGCCTACTACATGCAAGCTAGCAG AGCAAGTGAGATCCAACTAGCTGAAACCGTGCTGTCCCCAGTTCCTATCACAGTTGCTCCTACTGCTGCTACCTCTGGCAATCGTCGTGTGTTGTCATCTAAATCCAAAAGAGCTGCCAAGGCTAAAGGTCAAAGCCGAGTGCAATCTCGACTTGCTGTCACTCCCGCTACTGTTGCCTCTGGCAGTCGTCATGTATTGTCTTCTAAAACTGCAAATGCTGCCAAAGCAGAAGCCAAAAGCCCTGCTAGTTCGGTACTGGCCATTACCTCGAAAAAATCTTCTCCCACCATTACCAAGGATCCTGGTGCTGCTACTTTGATTCCAACTGATCTTGTCACTGTTCCTGTTGATACAGCTGCTAATGACTCAGTTATAGTTGATATGAATGCTTCCCCTGCTGATACTGTTAAGAAGCGAAGGCGCACTGCATCCTGGAAAATCGGTGCCAATGGTCCCAGCATCGTTCCTGACGACGACAATGGTGAGAGCAACAGTGATAGCAATGGTGACGATGACGGAGAGATGAGAAGTGCATCACGAAAGAGGAACATGAGGACAAGAAAGAGTACATCATGGAAGAAGAATACTTGGGATCATGATAATACCGTTGTGGATGTTGCTATAGAATGGCAATCAGATTATGAAGATACTGAACTATCTGTAGATGTTGTCGACTCTAAAGATGGTTCCGTGGAAAGAATGGTTGCCTcttggaaaaaaagaattactggGGTAGGACAGGACTTCAAAAATGTTGCTGAATTTCGTGATGCCCTGCAGAAATATTCCATTGCACGCCGTTTTGCATACAGATTGAAAAAGAATGACACTAATCGAGCAAGTGGCAGATGTGTGGTTGAAGGTTGTTCTTGGAGGATTCATGCATCttgggttgaatctgaacaggtatttaggataaaaaagatgaataaGTCACATACATGTGGAGGAGAATCATGGAAGCATGCTACACCAAATAAAAATTGGCTGGTCAGCATTATAAAAGATAGGTTAAGACAGATGCCGCGCCAAAAACCAAGGGATATTGTCAATGGCCTTTTCCAAGATTTTGGGATGGAGTTGAACTATTCTCAAGTGTGGCGTGGAATTGAAGATGCAAAGGAGCAGCTTCAGGGTTCGAAGAAAGAGGCATATAATCTGTTGCCTTGGTTTTGTGAAAAGATAGAGGAGGCTAATCCTGGCAGTTTTGTGAAGCTTTCCATTGGTGATGGCAGCAAATTTCAACGTCTTTTTGTATCCTTTCATGCCTCAATATATGGTTTCCAGAATGGCTGTCGCCCAATTCTCTTTCTTGATTCTAcaacattaaaatcaaaataccaTGAGATTTTGCTGACAGCTACTGCATTAGATGGTGATGATgggttttttccagtttcttttgctGTAGTGGATGTTGAGAATGGTGATAATTGGAAATGGTTTTTGGAGCAGTTGAAAGATGCAATTTCAACTTCACGATCAGTAACTTTTGTCTCTGATAAAGAGAAGGGGTTGATGAAATCGGTGCTTGAATTATTTGAGAATGCTCACCATGGTTACTCTATATACCATCTGCTGGAAAACTTGAGGAGGAACTGGAAGGGGCCATTCCATGGAGATGGGAAAGTTTCTTTGCCTGGAAGTTTAGTGGCCGCTGCCCATGCAGTCCGGCTTGATGGTTTTAGAATGCATACTGAGCAAATTAAACGGGTTTCTTCGAAAGTGTATGATTGGCTTATGCAGATTGAACCAGAATACTGGACAAATGCACTATTCAAGGGAGAGCATTATAATCATATCATAGTAGATGTTGCAGCGACATACGCTGACTGGATTGAAGAAGTGCGGGAGCTGCCTATCATAAGGAAGTTGGAAGTGCTTACATGCAAGATAATAGGGTTGATCCACACTTGTCAAAGGGATTCAAATGGCTGGACCACAAAACTTACTCCGTCAAAGGAGAAAAAGCTACAAGAAGATGCTTTCCGAGCACAATTTTTAAAAGTACTATTCTCAACCGATACATTATTTGAGGTTCATGATGACTCTATTCATGTTGTGGATACTGAAAAAAGGGAATGCACTTGTCTTGAGTGGAAACTGGCAGGGCTACCTTGTCGCCATGCTATTGCTGTCTTCAAATGCAAAGGCAGTAGTGTATATGATTATTGTTCAAAATACTATACTGTTGATAGCTTTCGCAGTACATATTCGAAATCCATACTCCCTATTTTAGACAATTTCAAGGATCTGGATGAAGAAAGGGATGCCCCAGAGTCGGTGCAGGTGCTTCCTCCTACTACCCCGAGGCCTCCAATCCAGCCAGAGGAAAAACGATACTACTACAGAAAAGGAGAACCCACAAGGGTAATGTCTTGCAGCAGATGCAAGGGAGAAGGGCACAACAAGGCTACATGCAAACAACCCGCCCAACCATCAGAACACACTACAACCCCAGCTCCAGCACTAGCCCTTGATGCCCTAGCACTAGCCCTTGATGTCCCAGCACTTGCCCTTGATGTCCCAGCACTAGCCCTTGATGACCCAGCACTTGCCCTTGATGACCCAGCACTAGCCCTTGATGACCAAGCACTTGCCCTAGATGACCCAGCACTTGCCCTTGATGCCCCAGCCCTTGATGCCCCAGCCCCTGATGCCCCAGCCCCAACTCCAGGTGGCAGAGATCCAACATTGATAGCCGAACCGTTGGAACATGAAGAGCCAACATTGATAGAGCCCTGTCCTGGTAGTCCGAGCTCAGCTAAAGTTCCTTAA
- the LOC18111074 gene encoding monogalactosyldiacylglycerol synthase 2, chloroplastic, producing the protein MTTVASPRKSSFTEVLQRVYGNLGSLSSSSNSSNGFYSNNLQKHKGCVHESEDDFEDEDGTMELELVQIGAERTKNVLILMSDTGGGHRASAEAIREAFKLEYGDEYNIIVKDVWKEYTGWPLNDMEGQYKFMVKHVQLWKVAFHSTSPRWIHSCYLAAIAAYYAKEVEAGLMEYKPDIIISVHPLMQHIPLWVLKWQGLQKQVIFATVITDLNSCHPTWFHPGVNRCYCPSKEVAKRAALDGLEDSQIRVFGLPIRPSFALAVLSKDELREELELDPDLPAVLLMGGGEGMGPVKKTALALGESLFDKELGKPLGQLIIICGRNKALKSTLESHEWTIPVKVRGFETQMEKWMGACDCIITKAGPGTIAEALIRGLPIILNDYIPGQEKGNVPYVVDNGAGVFTRSPKETARIVKEWFSTKTDERKRMSENALKLAQPEAVFDIVKDIHELAQARGPLANIPYILTSSFASII; encoded by the exons ATGACGACCGTGGCTTCTCCAAGGAAATCATCATTTACAGAGGTTTTACAAAGAGTTTATGGGAATCTTGGGTCCTTAAGTAGTAGTAGCAATAGCAGCAACGGCTTTTATAGTAATAATCTACAAAAGCACAAGGGTTGTGTTCATGAGAGTGAAGATgattttgaagatgaagatgggaCCATGGAGCTTGAGCTTGTTCAGATTGGTGCTGAAAGAACCAAGAATGTTTTGATCCTTATGAGCGATACAGGTGGTGGTCATCGTGCTTCTGCTGAAGCCATTCGTGAAGCTTTCAAGCTTGAATATGGTGATGAATACAAC ATAATCGTGAAGGATGTTTGGAAAGAGTACACAGGCTGGCCATTGAATGATATGGAGGGGCAATACAAATTCATGGTGAAACATGTACAGCTATGGAAGGTGGCATTTCACAGTACTTCTCCAAGATGGATACACTCTTGCTATCTTGCCGCAATCGCTGCCTACTATGCCAA GGAGGTTGAGGCTGGTCTAATGGAGTACAAGCCAGATATAATTATCAGTGTTCATCCCTTGATGCAGCATATTCCCCTGTGGGTTCTGAAATGGCAAGGCTTGCAAAAGCAAGTTATTTTTGCTACAGTCATCACCGACCTCAATAGCTGCCATCCTACATG GTTTCATCCTGGGGTGAATAGATGCTACTGCCCATCAAAGGAGGTAGCTAAGAGGGCTGCACTAGATGGGCTGGAAGATTCTCAAATCCGTGTTTTTGGCTTGCCCATCCGACCGTCTTTTGCTCTTGCAGTTCTTTCGAAG GATGAGTTAAGAGAAGAGCTTGAACTGGACCCTGATTTGCCTGCAGTTTTACTGATGGGAGGTGGTGAAGGTATGGGGCCTGTTAAGAAAACAGCTTTGGCTCTTGGAGAATCACTGTTTGATAAAGAACTTGGAAAACCACTTGGGCAATTAATCATCATTTGTGGGCGTAATAAGGCTCTCAAATCAACCTTGGAGTCTCATGAATGGACAATCCCAGTTAAG GTTAGAGGATTTGAGACACAGATGGAGAAATGGATGGGAGCTTGTGACTGCATAATTACGAAA GCTGGACCTGGCACAATCGCAGAAGCATTGATTAGAGGGCTTCCTATTATTCTCAATGACTACATTCCTGGACAA GAAAAGGGCAATGTGCCTTACGTTGTAGACAATGGGGCTGGTGTCTTCACCAGAAGTCCTAAAGAAACAGCAAGAATCGTTAAAGAATGGTTTAGCACGAAAACAGATGAACGTAAAAGGATGTCAGAAAATGCACTCAAACTAGCCCAACCGGAGGCCGTATTTGACATCGTGAAGGACATTCACGAACTTGCGCAAGCACGCGGTCCTCTTGCGAATATCCCTTACATATTGACATCATCATTCGCAAGCATAATCTGA